From Frankiaceae bacterium, one genomic window encodes:
- a CDS encoding Clp protease N-terminal domain-containing protein: protein MFERFTDRARRVVVLAQEEARMLNHNYIGTEHILLGLIHEGEGVAAKALESLGISLEGVRQQVEEIIGQGQQAPSGHIPFTPRAKKVLELSLREALQLGHNYIGTEHILLGLIREGEGVAAQVLVKLGADLNRVRQQVIQLLSGYQGGKGEPAGAGGPGEGTPTTSLVLDQFGRNLTQAARESRLDPVIGREKEIERVMQVLSRRTKNNPVLIGEPGVGKTAVVEGLSQAIVRGEVPETLKDKQLYTLDLGALVAGSRYRGDFEERLKKVLKEIKTRGDIILFIDELHTLVGAGAAEGAIDAASILKPMLARGELQTIGATTLDEYRKHLEKDAALERRFQPIQVGEPTLAHTIEILKGNRELYEQHHRVVITDEGIVAAANFADRYITDRFLPDKAIDLVDEAGSRMRLRKLSKPPELKELDDRITLLTTERETAAERQDYARAQELKGEVQTLQKERRDAEEA from the coding sequence ATGTTCGAGCGTTTCACCGACCGCGCCCGACGCGTCGTGGTCCTGGCCCAGGAAGAGGCCAGGATGCTCAACCACAACTACATCGGGACCGAGCACATCCTGCTCGGCCTGATCCACGAGGGCGAAGGCGTCGCGGCGAAGGCTCTCGAGTCGCTCGGCATCTCGCTGGAGGGCGTACGCCAGCAGGTCGAGGAGATCATCGGCCAGGGGCAGCAGGCGCCGAGCGGGCACATCCCGTTCACGCCGCGCGCCAAGAAGGTCCTCGAGCTCAGCCTCCGCGAGGCGTTGCAGCTCGGCCACAACTACATCGGCACCGAGCACATCCTGCTGGGCCTGATCCGCGAGGGTGAGGGTGTCGCGGCGCAGGTGCTGGTCAAGCTCGGCGCCGACCTCAACCGCGTACGGCAGCAGGTCATCCAGCTGCTGTCGGGCTACCAGGGCGGCAAGGGCGAGCCCGCGGGCGCCGGCGGCCCCGGCGAGGGCACGCCGACGACGAGCCTCGTGCTCGACCAGTTCGGCCGCAACCTGACGCAGGCGGCGCGCGAGTCCCGTCTCGACCCGGTCATCGGGCGCGAGAAGGAGATCGAGCGCGTGATGCAGGTGCTGTCGCGCCGTACCAAGAACAACCCCGTCCTCATCGGCGAGCCCGGCGTCGGCAAGACCGCCGTCGTCGAGGGGCTCAGCCAGGCGATCGTCCGCGGCGAGGTCCCGGAGACGCTCAAGGACAAGCAGCTCTACACGCTCGACCTCGGCGCGCTGGTGGCGGGCAGCCGCTACCGCGGTGACTTCGAGGAGCGGCTCAAGAAGGTCCTCAAGGAGATCAAGACCCGCGGCGACATCATCCTGTTCATCGACGAGCTGCACACGCTCGTCGGCGCCGGCGCGGCCGAGGGCGCGATCGACGCGGCGAGCATCCTCAAGCCGATGTTGGCCCGCGGTGAGCTGCAGACCATCGGTGCCACCACGCTCGACGAGTACCGCAAGCACCTGGAGAAGGACGCCGCGCTGGAGCGCCGCTTCCAGCCGATCCAGGTCGGTGAGCCCACGCTGGCCCACACGATCGAGATCCTCAAGGGCAACCGCGAACTCTACGAGCAGCACCACCGCGTCGTCATCACCGACGAAGGCATCGTCGCGGCCGCGAACTTCGCGGACCGCTACATCACCGACCGCTTCCTCCCGGACAAGGCGATCGACCTCGTCGACGAGGCCGGCTCGCGTATGCGACTGCGCAAGCTATCGAAGCCTCCGGAGCTGAAGGAGCTCGACGACCGCATCACGCTGCTCACGACCGAGCGCGAGACGGCGGCCGAGCGTCAGGACTACGCGCGTGCGCAAGAGCTCAAGGGCGAGGTGCAGACGCTTCAGAAGGAGCGCCGCGACGCCGAAGAAGCCTG
- a CDS encoding Lsr2 family protein — translation MAQKVQVLLVCDICEGGKPGSETIGFGVDGSSYEIDLCDKHAKNLRDSVAQYVGAARRASSAGRSGGRGRGRSSGGADRQRTQEIRAWARSKGIKVSERGRLSSDIVAKYEAANGR, via the coding sequence GTGGCGCAGAAGGTTCAAGTACTGCTGGTGTGCGACATCTGTGAGGGTGGCAAGCCCGGCAGCGAGACGATCGGCTTCGGTGTCGACGGCTCGTCCTACGAGATCGACCTGTGTGACAAGCACGCGAAGAACCTTCGCGACAGCGTCGCGCAGTACGTCGGCGCCGCCCGCCGGGCGTCGTCGGCCGGCCGCTCCGGCGGCCGCGGGCGGGGGCGTTCCTCCGGGGGCGCGGACCGTCAGCGCACCCAGGAGATCCGCGCCTGGGCCCGCAGCAAGGGCATCAAGGTGAGCGAGCGTGGCCGGCTGTCGTCGGACATCGTCGCCAAGTACGAGGCCGCGAACGGCCGCTAG
- the lysX gene encoding bifunctional lysylphosphatidylglycerol synthetase/lysine--tRNA ligase LysX — protein sequence MDETPDVTPDDDLPEQMRVRREKLERLFSSGVDPYPVAYPRTTTLGELREKYGELAADTFTGDKAGVAGRVVLNRVTGKLTFATLRDGTGEVQVMLSLDKVGDERLAAWKADVDIGDHVGVTGEVITSRRGELSILADDWRITSKALRPLPDKWKGLTDTESRVRQRYVDLIVNPDARTMLRTRSEVVRSLRNSLTARKYLEVETPMLQPIHGGAAARPFITHHNALDVDLYLRIAPELYLKRLVVGGMERVFEINRNFRNEGVDTRHNPEFTMIEAYEAYGDYGTMATLTRELIQQAALDATGSLVVPTPDGGELDLSGDWPRVPILTAISQAAGFEVRLDAGVDVLRKQADEAGVPVDPAWGAGAIVLEMYERLVESTTTTPTFFTDFPKDVSPLTREHRDDPLLAERWDLVALGREIGTAYSELVDPVEQRRRLTEQAALKAGGDPEAMELDEDFLRALEYGMPPSGGMGMGIDRLVVLLTGAPSIRDVIAFPLLRPE from the coding sequence GTGGACGAGACCCCCGACGTGACCCCTGACGACGACCTGCCGGAGCAGATGCGCGTACGGCGCGAGAAGCTCGAGCGGCTCTTCTCCTCCGGCGTCGACCCGTACCCCGTCGCCTACCCCCGCACCACGACGCTCGGCGAGCTCCGGGAGAAGTACGGCGAGCTCGCGGCGGACACGTTCACCGGCGACAAGGCCGGGGTTGCCGGGCGGGTCGTCTTGAACCGGGTCACCGGGAAGCTGACGTTCGCCACGCTGCGGGACGGCACCGGCGAGGTGCAGGTCATGCTCTCGCTGGACAAGGTCGGCGACGAGCGGCTTGCTGCCTGGAAGGCCGACGTCGACATCGGCGACCACGTCGGCGTCACCGGCGAGGTCATCACGTCGCGCCGCGGCGAGCTGTCGATCCTCGCCGACGACTGGCGCATCACGAGCAAGGCGTTGCGGCCGCTGCCCGACAAGTGGAAGGGCCTGACCGACACCGAGTCGCGCGTACGGCAGCGTTACGTCGACCTCATCGTCAACCCGGACGCGCGGACGATGCTGCGTACGAGGTCCGAGGTCGTGCGCTCCCTGCGGAACTCCTTGACAGCGCGCAAGTACCTCGAGGTCGAGACCCCGATGCTCCAGCCGATCCACGGCGGAGCGGCCGCGCGGCCGTTCATCACGCACCACAACGCGCTCGACGTCGACCTCTACCTGCGAATTGCGCCCGAGCTGTATTTGAAGCGTCTCGTCGTGGGCGGCATGGAGCGGGTGTTCGAGATCAACAGGAACTTCCGCAACGAGGGCGTCGACACGCGGCACAACCCCGAGTTCACGATGATCGAGGCGTACGAGGCGTACGGCGACTACGGCACCATGGCGACGCTGACCCGCGAGCTGATCCAGCAGGCGGCGCTCGACGCGACCGGCAGCCTCGTCGTGCCGACGCCCGACGGAGGCGAGCTCGACCTGTCCGGCGACTGGCCGCGGGTGCCGATCCTCACCGCGATCTCGCAGGCCGCGGGCTTCGAGGTACGGCTCGACGCCGGCGTCGACGTGCTGCGCAAGCAGGCCGACGAAGCGGGCGTACCGGTCGATCCCGCCTGGGGCGCGGGCGCGATCGTGCTGGAGATGTACGAGCGCCTGGTCGAGTCCACGACGACGACGCCGACGTTCTTCACGGACTTCCCCAAGGACGTCTCGCCGCTGACGCGCGAGCACCGCGACGACCCGCTGCTCGCGGAGCGCTGGGACCTCGTGGCCCTGGGGCGCGAGATCGGCACGGCGTACAGCGAGCTCGTCGACCCCGTCGAACAGCGCCGGCGGCTGACCGAGCAGGCGGCGTTGAAGGCCGGGGGAGACCCCGAGGCAATGGAGCTCGACGAGGACTTCCTGCGCGCGCTGGAGTACGGCATGCCCCCGTCGGGCGGGATGGGAATGGGAATCGATCGGCTCGTCGTCCTGCTGACGGGCGCGCCGAGCATCCGTGACGTCATCGCTTTCCCGTTGCTGCGTCCGGAGTAG
- a CDS encoding type III pantothenate kinase: MLLAVDVGNTHTVIGVFRGDELVDHWRIGTDDRRTADELALMFQGFLALNGMSFERHVTGVCVGSVVPTVTQALREMTRRYFHYNAVVVEPGVRTGVPILTDNPKEVGADRIVNALAAVHLYGGPCVVVDFGTATTFDAVSEKGEYVGGAIAPGIEISVEALGARGAQLRKVELAKPRSVIGKNTVEALQSGIVYGFAGQIDGIVERMVKELGGSARVIATGGLAPVVLEASAVIDVHEPWLTLVGLRLVYEKNAGS; the protein is encoded by the coding sequence GTGCTGCTCGCCGTGGACGTCGGCAACACGCACACCGTCATCGGCGTGTTCCGCGGCGACGAGCTCGTCGACCACTGGCGCATCGGCACCGACGACCGGCGTACCGCCGACGAATTGGCGCTGATGTTCCAGGGCTTCCTCGCGCTGAACGGCATGTCGTTCGAACGCCACGTCACCGGCGTCTGCGTCGGCTCCGTCGTGCCGACCGTCACCCAGGCGCTGCGCGAGATGACCCGCCGCTACTTCCACTACAACGCCGTCGTCGTCGAGCCCGGCGTCCGTACCGGCGTGCCGATCCTCACGGACAACCCCAAGGAGGTCGGCGCCGACCGGATCGTCAACGCCCTCGCCGCCGTGCACCTCTACGGCGGCCCGTGCGTCGTCGTCGACTTCGGGACCGCGACGACGTTCGACGCGGTGTCGGAGAAGGGGGAGTACGTCGGCGGCGCCATCGCCCCAGGCATCGAGATCTCCGTCGAGGCGCTGGGCGCGCGGGGCGCGCAGCTGCGGAAGGTGGAGCTGGCGAAGCCGCGCTCGGTCATCGGCAAGAACACCGTCGAGGCGTTGCAGTCCGGCATCGTCTACGGCTTCGCGGGGCAGATCGACGGGATCGTCGAGCGGATGGTGAAGGAGCTCGGGGGCTCGGCTCGGGTGATCGCGACCGGCGGCCTCGCGCCTGTCGTCCTCGAAGCCTCCGCCGTCATCGACGTGCACGAGCCGTGGCTCACGCTCGTCGGCCTGCGCCTCGTCTACGAGAAGAACGCCGGTTCCTAG
- the nadC gene encoding carboxylating nicotinate-nucleotide diphosphorylase, which translates to MTLSAPIVKALATAGLDPGHVEEVARRTLAEDLMGGVDVTTVATVPFDQEGVADIVARAPGVVAGLPVAAAVFELAADDDLIATLGKEDGDSVVRGDVVMNVRGLTRTLLTAERSALNIACHLSGIATQTRIWADEIAGTKATILDTRKTTPGLRVLEKYAVRCGGGSGYRMGLSDAAMVKDNHVVAAGGVAEAYRRVRATFPEVPVEVECDSVTQVEEAIEAGADLLLLDNMTTDQLRECVRVAAGRARLEASGGLTLDRAREVAETGVDYLSVGALTHSAPVLDLGFDLRAKEA; encoded by the coding sequence ATGACGCTGTCCGCGCCCATCGTCAAGGCACTCGCGACCGCGGGGCTCGACCCCGGCCACGTCGAGGAGGTCGCGCGCAGGACGCTCGCCGAGGACCTCATGGGCGGCGTCGACGTGACGACCGTGGCGACGGTGCCGTTCGACCAGGAGGGCGTAGCCGACATCGTGGCGCGCGCCCCCGGCGTCGTCGCGGGGCTGCCGGTCGCGGCCGCCGTCTTCGAGCTCGCGGCCGACGACGACCTGATCGCGACGCTGGGCAAGGAGGACGGCGACAGCGTCGTGCGCGGCGACGTCGTCATGAACGTACGAGGGCTGACGCGGACGCTGCTGACGGCGGAGCGTTCGGCGCTCAACATCGCGTGCCACCTGTCCGGCATCGCCACGCAGACGCGGATCTGGGCCGACGAGATCGCCGGCACCAAGGCGACGATCCTCGACACCCGCAAGACGACGCCGGGGCTGCGCGTGCTGGAGAAGTACGCCGTCCGCTGCGGCGGCGGCTCCGGCTACCGGATGGGCCTGTCCGACGCGGCGATGGTCAAGGACAACCACGTCGTTGCCGCGGGCGGCGTCGCGGAGGCGTACCGGCGGGTGCGGGCGACGTTCCCCGAGGTGCCGGTCGAGGTCGAGTGCGACAGCGTGACGCAGGTCGAGGAGGCCATCGAGGCGGGCGCCGACCTGCTGCTGCTCGACAACATGACGACCGACCAGCTCCGCGAGTGCGTCCGCGTCGCGGCGGGCCGCGCGCGCCTCGAAGCCAGTGGCGGGCTGACGCTGGACCGCGCGCGCGAGGTCGCCGAGACCGGCGTGGACTACCTTTCCGTCGGCGCGCTCACCCACAGCGCGCCCGTGCTCGACCTCGGGTTCGACCTGCGCGCCAAGGAGGCGTGA
- a CDS encoding L-aspartate oxidase, which translates to MIPQRLTAADPGWTLTADVVVVGSGIAGLTAALRARSVGKVLLVTKAYVSHSATAWAQGGIAAALHPLDSPEEHLHDTLVAGAGLCDPDAVRVLVTEGPQRVRELIELGAQFDMRDGELAMTREGGHLRHRVIHAKDATGAEVERALVDAVRNAPEIQLIEHALVLDLLLSADGRAAGLTLHVLGEGTVDGVGAVRARAVILASGGLGQVYSSTTNPSVSTGDGVALALRAGAVCQDLEFVQFHPTALHLPGGVGGQQQLITEAMRGEGAFLVDANGARVMDGVHPLGDLAPRDVVAKAMSRLMAEQGVDHLYLDVRGLGADLLLSHFPTIVGRCRDAGVDPVVAPIPVAPAAHYASGGVRTDLDGRTSIPGLYACGEVACTGVHGANRLASNSLLEGLVFSHRIVDALADLPPHAEPAEDVRPAALIDPAARLDLARSMTEGAGVLRSADSLAQTAKTLDALNARPAREPRTESWETTNLHAVATAITAAAALREETRGGHWREDFPEPRDEWLGHVTQRLVGGRLESEFVR; encoded by the coding sequence ATGATCCCCCAGCGCCTGACGGCGGCCGACCCCGGATGGACGCTGACCGCCGACGTCGTCGTCGTCGGGTCGGGCATCGCGGGGCTCACGGCGGCGTTGCGCGCCCGAAGCGTAGGCAAGGTCCTCCTCGTCACGAAGGCGTACGTCAGCCACTCCGCCACGGCGTGGGCGCAGGGCGGCATCGCCGCCGCGCTGCACCCGCTCGACTCGCCCGAGGAGCACCTGCACGACACCCTCGTCGCGGGTGCCGGGCTCTGCGACCCCGACGCCGTCCGCGTCCTCGTGACCGAGGGGCCGCAGCGCGTACGCGAGCTGATCGAGCTCGGCGCGCAGTTCGACATGCGCGACGGCGAGCTGGCGATGACCCGCGAGGGCGGGCACCTGCGCCACCGCGTCATCCACGCCAAGGACGCCACCGGCGCCGAGGTCGAGCGCGCCCTCGTCGACGCCGTCCGCAACGCGCCCGAGATCCAGCTCATCGAGCACGCGCTCGTCCTCGACCTGCTCCTCTCGGCCGACGGCCGCGCGGCCGGCCTGACGCTGCACGTCCTCGGCGAGGGCACGGTCGACGGCGTCGGCGCCGTACGCGCCCGCGCCGTCATCCTGGCCAGCGGCGGGCTCGGCCAGGTCTACTCGTCGACCACCAACCCCAGCGTCTCCACCGGCGACGGCGTCGCGCTCGCGCTGCGCGCCGGCGCGGTGTGCCAGGACCTGGAGTTCGTGCAGTTCCACCCGACGGCGCTGCACCTTCCCGGCGGCGTCGGCGGCCAGCAGCAGCTCATCACCGAGGCGATGCGCGGCGAGGGCGCGTTCCTGGTCGACGCGAACGGCGCCCGCGTCATGGACGGCGTGCACCCGCTCGGCGACCTCGCCCCCCGCGACGTCGTCGCGAAGGCGATGTCGCGGCTCATGGCGGAGCAGGGCGTCGACCACCTGTACCTCGACGTCCGCGGCCTCGGAGCCGACCTGCTGCTCAGCCACTTCCCGACGATCGTCGGCCGCTGCCGCGACGCCGGCGTCGACCCCGTCGTCGCGCCGATCCCCGTCGCGCCCGCCGCGCACTACGCCAGCGGCGGCGTGCGCACCGACCTCGACGGGCGTACCAGCATCCCCGGCCTCTACGCCTGCGGCGAGGTCGCGTGCACGGGCGTCCACGGCGCCAACCGGCTCGCCTCCAACAGCCTGCTCGAAGGGCTCGTGTTCTCGCACCGGATCGTGGACGCGCTGGCCGACCTGCCGCCGCACGCCGAGCCCGCGGAGGACGTACGCCCCGCCGCCCTCATCGACCCCGCCGCGCGGCTCGACCTGGCGCGTTCGATGACCGAGGGCGCGGGCGTGCTGCGCAGCGCGGACTCGCTGGCGCAGACGGCGAAGACGCTCGACGCGTTGAACGCCCGACCCGCGCGCGAGCCGCGTACGGAGTCCTGGGAGACCACCAACCTGCACGCCGTCGCGACCGCCATCACCGCGGCCGCCGCGCTGCGCGAGGAGACCCGTGGCGGGCACTGGCGCGAGGACTTCCCCGAGCCGCGCGACGAGTGGCTCGGGCACGTCACGCAACGCCTCGTCGGGGGCCGCCTGGAGAGTGAGTTCGTCCGATGA
- the panD gene encoding aspartate 1-decarboxylase, with translation MFRTMLKSKIHRATVTQADLHYVGSVTIDADLMDAADLLPGEQVAIVDVTNGARLETYVIAGPRGTGIIGINGAAARLVHAGDIVIIISYCTVTDAEARELEPKVVFVDADNRIAGTSHDPADALPGELDDLTEDARDVSRGDLRTHLLRGDVQHEIVW, from the coding sequence GTGTTCCGCACCATGCTGAAGTCCAAGATCCACCGCGCCACCGTGACGCAGGCGGATCTCCACTACGTGGGCTCCGTCACCATCGACGCCGACCTCATGGACGCCGCCGACCTGCTGCCCGGCGAGCAGGTCGCGATCGTCGACGTGACCAACGGCGCGCGCCTCGAGACGTACGTCATCGCCGGCCCCCGCGGCACCGGCATCATCGGCATCAACGGCGCCGCCGCCCGCCTCGTCCACGCCGGCGACATCGTCATCATCATCAGCTACTGCACGGTGACCGACGCCGAGGCCCGCGAGCTGGAGCCGAAGGTCGTGTTCGTCGACGCCGACAACCGCATCGCCGGTACGTCCCACGACCCGGCCGACGCGTTGCCCGGCGAGCTGGACGACCTCACCGAGGACGCCCGCGACGTCAGCCGCGGCGACCTCCGAACTCACCTCCTGCGGGGCGACGTCCAGCACGAGATCGTCTGGTGA
- the panC gene encoding pantoate--beta-alanine ligase: MNVVSSRADLATARAALPGRTAVVMTMGALHEGHRTLMREARKKADSLIVTIFVNPLQFGPDEDLDRYPRPFENDVAACREEGVDLVFAPTPDVVYPDEPKVRVTAGPMGDVLEGATRPGHFDGVLTVVAKLLHLTRPDVALFGQKDAQQLALIRRMVRDLDFGAEIVQVQTVREPDGLALSSRNVYLSPAERDAALVISRALRNAESVAAQGPQAVIDAARATLDAEPRFRLDYVALVDPDTLEGLDRSHERALLAIAGWSGSTRLIDNATIAVGRPGQTGMYSKET, from the coding sequence GTGAACGTCGTCTCCTCCCGCGCCGACCTCGCGACCGCCCGCGCCGCCCTGCCAGGCAGGACCGCCGTCGTCATGACGATGGGCGCACTCCACGAGGGCCACCGGACGCTCATGCGCGAGGCCCGCAAGAAGGCAGACAGCCTCATCGTCACGATCTTCGTCAACCCGCTGCAGTTCGGCCCCGACGAGGACCTCGACCGCTACCCGCGACCGTTCGAGAACGACGTCGCCGCCTGCCGCGAGGAAGGCGTCGACCTCGTCTTCGCGCCGACGCCCGACGTCGTCTACCCCGACGAGCCGAAGGTCCGCGTCACGGCCGGGCCGATGGGCGACGTGCTCGAAGGTGCTACGCGACCGGGCCACTTCGACGGCGTCCTCACGGTCGTCGCCAAGCTGCTGCACCTGACGCGGCCCGACGTCGCGCTCTTCGGGCAGAAGGACGCGCAGCAGCTCGCGCTGATCCGGCGCATGGTCCGCGACCTCGACTTCGGTGCCGAGATCGTTCAGGTCCAGACCGTCCGGGAGCCCGACGGACTCGCCCTGTCGAGCCGCAACGTCTACCTCTCGCCCGCCGAGCGCGACGCGGCGCTCGTCATCTCGAGAGCGCTGCGTAACGCCGAATCCGTTGCGGCCCAAGGCCCCCAGGCCGTCATCGACGCCGCGCGCGCGACGCTCGACGCCGAGCCGCGCTTCAGGCTGGACTACGTCGCCCTCGTCGACCCCGACACGCTGGAGGGCCTGGATCGTTCTCATGAACGGGCCCTCCTCGCGATCGCGGGGTGGTCCGGCTCGACCAGGCTCATCGACAACGCCACAATTGCAGTAGGCCGACCCGGCCAGACAGGCATGTACTCGAAGGAGACGTGA
- a CDS encoding DUF2520 domain-containing protein, whose product MPAIPRPRLTVGVVGVGRVGSALAVALSRAGHVVTAVSGVSDASLGRAADRLPSAAVEPADDVVRHAELVLLTVPDDALAQVVEGLATVGAFRQGQIVLHTSGRHGLDVLEPATRAGALALALHPAMTFAGGAEDVERLVGTSFGVTAPEEYRAVGEALVVEMGGEPVWVPEELRALYHAALAWGANYLTTLVTTAADLLSQAGAERPDLLLAPLLGAALDNALRRGDAALTGPVSRGDAGTVAAHLDVLRRNAPEVVPAYVALARLTADRALRDGRLDPAQAAALLDTLADR is encoded by the coding sequence TTGCCCGCCATCCCGCGTCCCCGCCTCACCGTCGGCGTCGTCGGCGTGGGCCGGGTCGGCAGCGCGCTCGCCGTCGCGCTCTCCCGCGCCGGCCACGTCGTCACCGCCGTCTCGGGCGTCTCCGACGCCTCCCTCGGACGCGCCGCCGACCGCCTCCCGAGTGCGGCCGTCGAGCCCGCCGACGACGTCGTACGCCACGCGGAGCTGGTTCTCCTCACGGTCCCCGACGACGCGCTCGCGCAGGTGGTCGAGGGGCTGGCGACCGTCGGCGCGTTCCGCCAGGGCCAGATCGTGCTGCACACCTCCGGCCGCCACGGCCTCGACGTCCTGGAGCCCGCGACGCGGGCGGGCGCGCTCGCGCTCGCGCTGCACCCCGCGATGACGTTCGCCGGGGGAGCGGAGGACGTCGAACGCCTCGTCGGCACGTCGTTCGGCGTCACCGCGCCCGAGGAGTACCGCGCCGTCGGCGAGGCGCTCGTCGTGGAGATGGGCGGCGAGCCGGTGTGGGTGCCGGAGGAGCTGCGCGCGCTGTACCACGCGGCGCTGGCGTGGGGCGCCAACTACCTGACCACGCTCGTCACGACGGCCGCCGACCTGCTGAGCCAGGCCGGCGCCGAACGCCCCGACCTCCTGCTCGCGCCGCTCCTCGGCGCCGCGCTCGACAATGCGCTCCGCCGCGGCGACGCGGCCCTCACCGGACCCGTCTCGCGCGGCGACGCCGGCACCGTCGCCGCGCACCTGGACGTGCTGCGGCGCAACGCTCCCGAGGTCGTCCCCGCGTACGTCGCCCTCGCCCGCCTCACCGCCGACCGCGCGCTGCGCGACGGCCGCCTCGACCCCGCGCAGGCGGCCGCCCTCCTCGACACCCTGGCGGACCGGTGA
- a CDS encoding SAM-dependent methyltransferase, with product MTWERWGAAMQRALYGPDGFYTSGAGAPGRDFRTSATASPHFARALLRLAAHVDAALDFPDPFVVVEVAAARGALLRALQEHVTTEAPQLAPRLRLVGVDLAPRPRDLPPDVTWHGDVRDVRLFTGLLVANEWLDNVPCDVVEQDEAYAAYVEVSPTGEERRGDRVDHADQVWLDHWWPLVDEGERAELGLSRDAAWCQAVAKLDRGLAVCVDYAHDLGQREAGLWASGTLTGYQAGRQVSPKPDGSTDITAHVALDAVAAAGEVAGATDTLLLDQRTALRALGVTGGRPDLTLASTDPHAYLRALSGAGEEAELIARGGLGDFGWLVQGVGIDVPALLRTPPA from the coding sequence GTGACCTGGGAGCGGTGGGGCGCGGCGATGCAGCGGGCGCTGTACGGGCCGGACGGCTTCTACACGTCCGGCGCCGGCGCGCCCGGCCGCGACTTCCGTACGTCCGCCACCGCGTCCCCCCATTTCGCCCGCGCGCTGCTCCGCCTCGCCGCGCACGTGGACGCCGCCCTCGACTTCCCCGACCCGTTCGTCGTGGTGGAGGTCGCCGCGGCGCGCGGCGCACTGCTCCGCGCACTCCAAGAGCACGTGACGACCGAAGCGCCGCAGCTGGCCCCACGGCTGCGGCTCGTCGGCGTCGACCTCGCGCCGCGACCGCGAGACCTCCCGCCAGACGTCACGTGGCACGGCGACGTCCGCGACGTACGCCTGTTCACCGGCCTCCTCGTCGCCAACGAGTGGCTCGACAACGTCCCCTGCGACGTCGTCGAGCAGGACGAGGCGTACGCCGCGTACGTCGAGGTCAGCCCGACCGGCGAGGAACGCCGCGGCGACCGCGTGGACCACGCCGACCAGGTCTGGCTGGACCACTGGTGGCCGCTGGTCGACGAGGGCGAACGCGCCGAGCTCGGCCTCAGCCGCGACGCCGCGTGGTGCCAGGCCGTCGCGAAGCTCGACCGCGGCCTCGCGGTCTGCGTCGACTACGCGCACGACCTCGGCCAGCGCGAGGCGGGGCTCTGGGCGAGCGGCACGCTCACCGGCTACCAGGCGGGGCGTCAGGTGTCCCCCAAGCCCGACGGGAGCACCGACATCACCGCGCACGTGGCGCTCGACGCCGTCGCGGCGGCGGGCGAGGTCGCGGGCGCGACGGACACGCTGCTGCTCGACCAGCGCACGGCACTGCGCGCGCTCGGCGTCACGGGCGGCCGCCCCGACCTCACGCTGGCGAGCACCGACCCGCATGCGTACCTCCGCGCGCTGAGCGGCGCCGGCGAGGAGGCCGAGCTCATCGCGCGGGGCGGCCTCGGCGACTTCGGCTGGCTCGTGCAGGGAGTCGGGATCGACGTTCCGGCGTTGCTGCGTACGCCCCCCGCCTGA